One Campylobacter sp. RM16192 genomic region harbors:
- a CDS encoding MliC family protein has protein sequence MKKIIISSLVAVALLSGCASTAPKQEASTTKVINVDTIEFQSIDDKNYKVNLISTDNFETAVFADTKGNKFKLKNAPSASGTRLVADNGAEIHFKKGEAILNLGKGQKDIFLKY, from the coding sequence ATGAAAAAAATCATAATCTCTTCTTTGGTTGCGGTTGCACTTTTAAGCGGTTGCGCATCAACTGCACCAAAACAAGAAGCGTCTACTACAAAAGTTATAAACGTTGATACTATTGAATTCCAAAGTATTGACGATAAGAACTATAAAGTTAACCTAATCTCTACGGACAATTTTGAGACGGCTGTTTTTGCTGATACAAAAGGCAATAAATTTAAGTTAAAAAATGCTCCTTCAGCAAGCGGAACAAGGTTAGTGGCTGATAATGGTGCTGAGATACATTTTAAAAAAGGTGAAGCTATACTAAATCTTGGCAAGGGCCAAAAAGATATATTTTTAAAATATTAA
- a CDS encoding ribonucleoside triphosphate reductase gives MKQILKRDGTRQEYLPYKIQDAIKKAFASESKEYDDRIFADVMQDVAQKELITVEDVQDFIEKALFKAGYFDVMKSFMLYRHTHKMQREQILGLNEDTTYINSTQTINEYINGTDWRISANSNTSYSNAGLINNTAGKVIANYWLDAIYSKEEGIAHRNGDYHIHDLDCLTGYCAGWSLRALLNEGFNGVRGRVESRAPKHFREALSQMANFLGILQSEWAGAQAFSSFDTYLAPYVFKDKLSDTEIKKAITSFIFNLNVPARWGQSPFTNVTIDITCPTDLKGQIPTSTDIHLFSNLEDEELLKLAKERGFNKLTDMTYGAFEPEMARIDKAFYEILTTGDKCSQPFTFPIPTVNITEDFDWDSEVAKILFENTAKMGSSYFQNFVGSQYKFDENGNRVLNESAYKPGHVRSMCCRLQLDLRELLKRGGGLFGSAEMTGSIGVVTINLARLGYLYKSDKKGLYTRLDYLLNLAKSTLEKKRKFIQEMYDRGLYPYTARYLKHFNNHFSTIGINGMNELLRNFTSDTENISTEFGREFALEMVEYLRSKIRQFQESTGNLYNLEATPAEGTTYRFAKEDKKRYPDILQAGMDENIYYTNSTQLPANFTDDAFEALDLQDELQSAYTGGTVFHLYMKERISSAEACKDLVRGIVNNYRLPYITITPVFSVCSKHGYIPGEHEYCPICDEELMKQLQKA, from the coding sequence ATGAAGCAAATTTTAAAGCGCGACGGCACAAGACAGGAGTATCTTCCATATAAAATTCAAGATGCCATTAAAAAGGCTTTTGCAAGCGAGAGCAAAGAGTATGATGATAGAATTTTTGCTGACGTTATGCAAGATGTCGCGCAAAAGGAGCTTATCACCGTCGAGGACGTCCAAGACTTCATAGAAAAAGCACTCTTTAAGGCGGGCTATTTTGACGTGATGAAGAGTTTCATGCTCTATCGCCACACTCACAAAATGCAGCGCGAACAAATTTTAGGCCTCAACGAAGACACCACATACATAAACTCCACCCAAACGATAAATGAATACATAAACGGCACAGACTGGCGAATTTCGGCTAATTCAAACACAAGCTACTCAAACGCGGGACTCATTAACAACACTGCAGGTAAGGTTATCGCAAACTACTGGCTTGACGCGATTTACTCCAAAGAAGAGGGCATCGCGCACAGAAACGGCGACTATCACATCCACGATCTGGACTGCCTCACCGGATATTGTGCAGGCTGGTCGCTTAGAGCGCTTCTTAATGAAGGTTTTAACGGCGTTCGCGGCAGGGTCGAAAGTCGCGCGCCAAAGCATTTTCGCGAAGCTCTTAGCCAGATGGCAAATTTCTTAGGAATTTTGCAAAGCGAATGGGCGGGAGCTCAGGCATTTAGTAGCTTTGACACCTATCTTGCGCCATATGTTTTTAAAGATAAGCTAAGCGATACGGAGATAAAAAAAGCGATTACAAGCTTTATATTTAACCTAAACGTCCCTGCTCGCTGGGGTCAAAGTCCCTTTACCAACGTAACTATCGACATCACTTGTCCGACCGATCTAAAGGGGCAAATTCCAACTTCAACCGACATACATCTGTTTTCAAATTTAGAGGATGAGGAGCTTTTGAAACTTGCCAAAGAGCGTGGGTTTAATAAACTTACCGATATGACTTACGGAGCGTTTGAGCCTGAGATGGCGCGCATCGATAAGGCATTTTATGAAATTTTAACCACGGGCGACAAGTGCTCTCAACCATTTACCTTCCCGATCCCTACCGTAAATATCACCGAGGATTTTGACTGGGATAGCGAAGTGGCTAAAATTTTGTTTGAAAATACAGCAAAGATGGGCTCAAGCTACTTTCAAAATTTCGTCGGTTCTCAGTATAAATTTGATGAAAACGGCAACCGCGTTCTAAATGAAAGCGCTTATAAGCCAGGACACGTTCGCTCGATGTGCTGCCGCTTGCAGCTTGATCTAAGAGAGCTTTTAAAGCGTGGAGGAGGGCTATTTGGCAGTGCCGAGATGACAGGATCTATAGGCGTCGTAACCATAAATTTAGCTCGCCTTGGATATCTGTATAAAAGCGATAAAAAAGGGCTTTATACAAGGCTTGACTATCTTTTAAATTTAGCAAAATCAACCCTTGAAAAGAAGCGCAAATTTATCCAAGAGATGTATGATCGCGGACTTTATCCTTATACGGCGCGCTATTTGAAGCATTTTAACAACCACTTTAGCACTATCGGCATCAACGGTATGAACGAGCTTTTAAGAAATTTTACAAGCGATACAGAAAATATCTCTACCGAATTTGGGCGCGAATTTGCGCTTGAGATGGTTGAGTATCTGCGCTCTAAAATTAGGCAGTTTCAAGAGAGTACGGGCAATCTTTACAACCTTGAAGCAACGCCTGCGGAAGGCACCACATACCGCTTTGCCAAAGAGGATAAAAAGCGCTATCCTGACATCTTGCAAGCGGGTATGGATGAAAACATCTACTATACCAACTCAACTCAGCTTCCTGCAAATTTCACCGACGATGCTTTCGAGGCGCTTGATCTGCAAGATGAGCTTCAAAGTGCTTATACGGGCGGAACGGTCTTTCACCTTTATATGAAGGAGCGCATTAGCTCGGCTGAAGCTTGCAAAGATCTGGTGCGCGGCATCGTAAATAACTACCGCTTGCCGTATATCACGATCACGCCTGTCTTTAGCGTGTGCTCAAAGCACGGATATATCCCAGGCGAGCATGAGTACTGTCCGATTTGCGATGAGGAGCTGATGAAGCAGCTTCAAAAGGCTTAA
- a CDS encoding DctP family TRAP transporter solute-binding subunit, with amino-acid sequence MKLKFLSALFLTCALAGSAFGAQKTYTIKFAHVVAATTPKGKAADFFAKRVSELSQGAIKVEVYPAAQLVDDDRVFGALKLNNVQMAAPSFSKFTPIVPEFQLFDLPFIFRDNAHLYSVQGGEVGQKLKDMIAKKGFVALDFWDAGFKHFSSSKKAIVAPEDAKGQKFRIMSSKVLEEQTKVIGGNPQVLPFSEVYPALQQKVVDATENPLSNFYNSKFYEAQNSLTISSHGYLGYLVILSEKFWKSLPQDMKNHVTQALKEATAFEREESAKEDAKIIDALKKYASETGKLEIVELTPEQKVKWAEVMKTIYPNFYKVIGKDLIEKTINTK; translated from the coding sequence ATGAAACTAAAATTTCTTTCGGCACTATTCCTAACTTGTGCTCTAGCAGGTAGCGCATTTGGCGCCCAAAAGACATACACTATAAAATTTGCTCACGTTGTTGCCGCAACTACACCAAAAGGTAAAGCCGCAGACTTTTTTGCTAAACGTGTAAGCGAACTTAGCCAAGGTGCAATTAAAGTTGAGGTTTATCCTGCAGCTCAACTAGTAGATGATGACCGCGTATTTGGTGCACTAAAACTAAATAACGTTCAAATGGCGGCTCCGAGCTTTTCTAAATTTACGCCTATAGTTCCTGAGTTCCAACTATTTGACTTACCTTTTATATTTAGAGATAACGCCCACTTATATTCAGTACAAGGTGGTGAAGTTGGACAAAAGCTTAAAGATATGATCGCTAAAAAAGGCTTTGTAGCACTTGATTTTTGGGATGCGGGCTTTAAACACTTTAGTTCAAGCAAAAAAGCTATCGTTGCTCCTGAAGATGCAAAAGGACAGAAATTTAGAATTATGAGCTCAAAAGTTCTAGAAGAGCAAACAAAAGTAATAGGTGGTAACCCGCAAGTTCTACCATTCTCTGAAGTTTATCCTGCACTTCAACAAAAAGTTGTAGATGCTACAGAGAACCCATTGTCAAACTTTTATAACTCAAAATTCTATGAGGCGCAAAATTCTCTAACAATATCTTCACACGGATATTTGGGATATTTAGTTATTTTAAGTGAGAAATTCTGGAAAAGCTTGCCACAAGATATGAAAAATCACGTTACTCAAGCTCTTAAAGAGGCTACTGCTTTTGAAAGAGAAGAGTCTGCGAAAGAGGATGCCAAAATTATAGACGCTCTTAAAAAATATGCAAGCGAGACAGGCAAACTTGAGATAGTAGAGTTAACCCCTGAGCAGAAAGTTAAATGGGCTGAGGTTATGAAAACTATCTATCCAAACTTCTATAAAGTTATAGGAAAAGACCTGATAGAAAAAACTATTAATACAAAGTAG
- the sodB gene encoding superoxide dismutase [Fe] — MFNLRKLPFDPKSNAVVSEETCSYHHGKHHQTYVTNLNNLIKGTEFENSGLYEIISKSSGSIFNNAAQVYNHDFYWDCIAKKSDMSDELKARLQKDLPNFKEEFLKSATTLFGSGWAWLVYSPKSDKLEIIQTSNAQTPVTVGLIPLLVVDVWEHAYYVDHRNARAAYLEKFYENINWDFVSAAYEWALKEGVNSVKFYIGELHAKGCGCGKGCGCH; from the coding sequence ATGTTTAATCTTAGAAAGCTTCCATTTGATCCTAAATCAAATGCAGTTGTAAGCGAAGAAACCTGTTCTTATCATCACGGTAAGCACCACCAAACTTACGTAACAAATCTTAATAACCTTATTAAAGGTACCGAATTTGAAAATTCAGGATTATATGAAATTATATCAAAGAGTTCAGGTAGTATCTTTAACAATGCTGCCCAAGTTTACAACCATGATTTTTATTGGGATTGTATAGCTAAAAAGAGCGATATGAGCGATGAACTAAAAGCAAGATTGCAAAAAGATCTTCCGAATTTTAAAGAGGAATTTTTAAAATCAGCTACTACATTATTTGGCTCTGGGTGGGCATGGTTAGTCTATAGTCCAAAATCTGACAAACTAGAAATAATCCAAACTAGCAATGCTCAAACACCTGTAACGGTGGGTCTGATACCTCTTTTGGTGGTAGATGTATGGGAGCATGCCTATTATGTAGATCATAGAAATGCAAGAGCTGCATATCTAGAGAAATTTTATGAAAATATTAACTGGGATTTTGTTTCCGCAGCTTATGAGTGGGCATTAAAAGAGGGTGTAAATTCAGTTAAATTTTATATTGGCGAGCTTCATGCTAAAGGTTGTGGATGTGGCAAAGGATGCGGTTGCCATTAA
- a CDS encoding TRAP transporter large permease, with amino-acid sequence MTIAFLFICLFGLMLIGVPVAVSLGASTVLTMLLFTDLDVATVPQIIFDGINKFALMAIPMFILAGNLLSKGGSAKRIIDFAKSVVGHLPGGLPISAIFACVIFAAVSGSSPATVVAIGSIMFVAIKEAGYPPAYAVGGITTAGSLGILIPPSVVMIVYGVTAEVSIAQLFMAGVVPGIMLGGMMIAQTYIGARRLGFKATEPEPWKERIKKFTKAFWALLIIVVVIGGIYGGIFTPTEAAAASAVYALFISLVVYKDIKIKDLWGICLESALTTAMIFFIIANAVVFAYLLTSEQIPQAISDGILEANIGKIGFLIIVNILLFVMGQFMEPSSVVMIMVPLLLPIALQLGVDPVHFGILLIVNMEIGMITPPVGLNLFVSSGLTGMNLKDVVVACLPWTLTLFIGLMLVTYIPQISLWLPNLMYGH; translated from the coding sequence ATGACTATTGCATTTTTATTTATATGTTTATTTGGACTTATGCTGATTGGTGTTCCTGTCGCAGTCTCTCTTGGCGCTAGCACTGTTCTTACAATGCTTCTTTTTACAGACCTTGATGTAGCTACGGTTCCACAAATCATATTTGACGGTATTAACAAATTTGCACTTATGGCAATTCCTATGTTTATTTTGGCTGGAAATTTACTCAGCAAAGGTGGTTCAGCTAAAAGAATAATCGACTTTGCTAAGTCAGTAGTAGGGCACCTTCCAGGAGGTCTACCGATAAGTGCTATATTTGCTTGCGTTATCTTTGCTGCGGTTTCAGGAAGCTCGCCTGCTACGGTTGTGGCCATAGGCTCTATTATGTTCGTAGCCATCAAAGAGGCGGGATATCCTCCGGCTTATGCGGTTGGCGGTATTACGACAGCAGGATCTCTTGGCATCCTTATCCCTCCTTCGGTTGTTATGATTGTTTACGGAGTTACAGCCGAGGTCAGTATAGCACAGCTCTTTATGGCAGGTGTTGTACCCGGTATAATGCTAGGCGGTATGATGATAGCTCAGACATATATAGGAGCAAGAAGGCTTGGTTTTAAGGCTACAGAGCCTGAGCCATGGAAAGAAAGAATCAAGAAATTTACTAAGGCATTCTGGGCTCTTTTAATAATAGTTGTCGTTATAGGCGGTATTTACGGAGGTATTTTCACTCCTACCGAAGCTGCTGCCGCAAGTGCCGTATATGCGCTATTTATATCGCTAGTAGTATATAAAGATATTAAAATAAAAGATCTCTGGGGTATCTGCCTTGAGTCCGCGCTTACAACAGCAATGATATTTTTTATCATCGCAAATGCGGTTGTGTTTGCATATCTTCTTACTAGCGAACAGATTCCTCAGGCAATCTCAGATGGAATTTTAGAAGCAAATATAGGCAAGATAGGATTTTTAATCATTGTAAACATCCTACTTTTTGTTATGGGTCAATTTATGGAACCTTCAAGCGTTGTTATGATTATGGTGCCTTTATTGTTACCTATAGCACTTCAACTAGGAGTAGATCCGGTTCACTTTGGAATTTTACTTATAGTTAACATGGAGATAGGTATGATTACTCCGCCAGTAGGGTTAAATCTCTTTGTATCAAGTGGTTTAACAGGAATGAATCTCAAAGATGTTGTTGTGGCATGTCTACCTTGGACTTTAACACTATTTATAGGCTTGATGCTAGTTACATACATACCACAAATTTCACTTTGGCTTCCAAATTTAATGTATGGACATTGA
- a CDS encoding M48 family metallopeptidase: MKKIILPFLFIIIFLAGCFVSSTDSGVVGANRKQLFLVSSETMNQSANLAYTKVLQSARQSNVLNIDPILTKRVQEIGRRLILEVGAFRKDALKWDWQVNVINSNTLNAWCMPGGKIAVYSGLINNLSLTDAQIAAVMGHEIAHALREHSREQASTDQLKNIGIFAVSTAAGLGDTATGLINLATQYTISLPFSRSHETEADHIGTELMARAGYDPQEAVVVWEKMSKKSGGAVPEILSTHPSNESRIKDLKEIAKKVEPLYLAAKKS, from the coding sequence ATGAAAAAAATTATACTTCCTTTTTTATTTATAATCATATTTTTAGCGGGCTGCTTCGTTAGTTCAACTGATTCAGGAGTTGTAGGAGCAAATAGAAAACAGCTCTTTTTGGTAAGCTCAGAAACTATGAATCAAAGCGCAAATTTAGCATATACTAAAGTGCTTCAATCAGCCAGACAGTCAAATGTTTTAAATATAGATCCTATACTAACCAAAAGAGTCCAAGAGATAGGAAGACGCCTTATATTAGAAGTTGGGGCTTTTCGCAAAGATGCGCTTAAATGGGACTGGCAGGTAAATGTCATCAACTCAAATACCTTAAATGCATGGTGTATGCCTGGAGGCAAGATAGCTGTTTATAGCGGGCTTATTAACAACTTATCCTTAACAGACGCGCAGATAGCAGCCGTCATGGGTCATGAGATAGCTCACGCGCTAAGAGAGCATAGCCGCGAGCAAGCTAGCACGGATCAGCTTAAAAATATAGGAATTTTTGCTGTCTCAACCGCTGCAGGGCTTGGCGATACGGCAACAGGGCTTATAAATTTAGCTACCCAGTACACTATCAGCCTGCCTTTTTCAAGAAGCCATGAGACTGAGGCCGATCACATCGGCACCGAGCTAATGGCAAGAGCGGGATATGATCCGCAAGAAGCGGTCGTAGTGTGGGAAAAGATGTCTAAAAAATCAGGCGGTGCGGTGCCTGAAATCCTAAGCACTCACCCGTCAAACGAAAGTCGCATCAAGGATCTAAAAGAGATAGCTAAAAAGGTTGAACCGCTATATCTCGCAGCCAAAAAGAGCTAA
- a CDS encoding FAD-dependent oxidoreductase: MSNHYDVLVVGGGISGTALFYELARYTDIERIALLEKYPACATLNSKGTSNSQTIHCGDIETNYTFEKAKSVKKSADMIVKYALMHGYENKFMFAHQKMVIGVGDTESEAIRARFEKFKELYTSLEIFDKEKLKQIEPMVVRGIDGNDRKEQIVAMGVGGGEYTTVDFEQMSNSLIKHAKEANKTTDVFFDAWVKSIKKQGDRYLVKTRDGRKFNANYVVVNAGAHSLYLAHMMGLGLEFSCLPIAGSFYMSKKRLLRGKVYTVQNPKLPFAAIHGDPDILADGLTRFGPTALVLPKLERYRGNSTVVDFVRSLRLDSSVMSVLTGLFKDGDIREYVMRNFAYEVPMINKILFVKAARKIVPSLKSDDVYYARNFGGVRPQVIDKKSKELMLGEASINTGDGIIFNMTPSPGATSCLANGFRDARRACEFLGRKFNEDRFNAELVD, encoded by the coding sequence GTGTCAAATCACTATGATGTTTTGGTTGTGGGCGGAGGAATTTCAGGAACGGCTCTGTTTTACGAGCTTGCGCGCTATACGGACATAGAGCGTATCGCACTTTTGGAGAAGTATCCGGCTTGCGCGACTCTAAACTCAAAGGGCACGAGCAACTCTCAGACTATTCACTGCGGCGATATAGAGACTAACTACACTTTTGAAAAAGCAAAAAGCGTCAAAAAATCAGCCGATATGATCGTCAAATACGCACTCATGCATGGATATGAGAACAAATTTATGTTCGCTCATCAAAAGATGGTCATAGGCGTAGGTGATACTGAAAGCGAAGCGATAAGAGCTAGGTTTGAGAAGTTTAAGGAGCTTTATACCTCGCTTGAAATTTTTGATAAAGAGAAGTTAAAGCAGATTGAGCCTATGGTGGTGCGAGGCATTGACGGAAACGACCGAAAAGAGCAGATCGTCGCTATGGGCGTAGGTGGCGGCGAGTACACGACTGTTGATTTTGAGCAGATGTCAAATAGCCTTATAAAGCACGCAAAAGAGGCAAATAAGACTACCGATGTATTTTTTGACGCTTGGGTTAAGAGTATCAAAAAGCAAGGTGATAGGTATCTTGTAAAGACTCGCGACGGACGCAAATTTAACGCAAATTACGTGGTTGTAAATGCCGGTGCGCATTCGCTTTATCTTGCTCACATGATGGGACTTGGGCTTGAATTTAGCTGTTTGCCTATCGCGGGAAGCTTTTACATGAGCAAAAAGCGGCTGTTAAGAGGCAAGGTATATACCGTGCAAAATCCAAAACTCCCATTTGCCGCTATCCACGGCGATCCTGATATCCTAGCCGACGGGCTTACTAGATTTGGGCCGACTGCGCTTGTGCTACCTAAACTTGAGCGCTACCGAGGAAATTCGACGGTTGTTGATTTTGTAAGGAGCTTGCGACTTGATTCAAGTGTGATGAGTGTGCTTACGGGGCTTTTTAAAGATGGCGATATAAGAGAGTATGTGATGAGAAATTTCGCCTATGAAGTGCCTATGATAAATAAAATTTTATTTGTAAAAGCGGCAAGAAAGATCGTGCCTTCGCTTAAAAGCGATGATGTTTATTATGCTAGAAATTTTGGCGGAGTTCGCCCGCAAGTGATTGACAAAAAGAGCAAAGAGCTGATGCTTGGCGAGGCTAGCATAAACACAGGAGATGGGATTATCTTTAATATGACGCCAAGCCCAGGAGCTACGAGCTGTCTTGCAAACGGCTTTAGAGACGCTAGAAGAGCTTGCGAGTTTTTGGGCAGGAAATTTAATGAGGATAGATTTAACGCCGAGCTTGTAGATTAG
- a CDS encoding TRAP transporter small permease: protein MRRFFEIIDIGIATVNKTIAVVGIVAGTLLAFINVVMRYVFNTGWAWAGEATNYLFIWSAFFAAAYGFRKGIHISVTILIERFPSPIAKAYLVFSSALTTIFLIFIVVYSVQYLYVMYELNFMSVDLGIPQWVPMSVLPIAFLGASYRAGEKVYQIAATPSDKVIINAEAEMIRDSIKKD from the coding sequence ATGCGAAGATTCTTTGAGATTATAGATATCGGCATCGCGACTGTAAATAAGACGATCGCCGTAGTAGGCATAGTAGCGGGAACGCTACTTGCCTTTATAAACGTTGTAATGCGTTATGTCTTTAATACCGGATGGGCATGGGCGGGAGAGGCGACTAATTATCTTTTTATTTGGTCCGCATTCTTTGCTGCCGCATACGGCTTTAGAAAAGGCATACACATATCAGTCACAATCCTCATTGAAAGATTCCCTTCCCCGATAGCAAAAGCATACCTTGTATTCTCCAGTGCTCTTACTACAATCTTTTTAATATTTATAGTAGTTTATAGCGTGCAGTATCTATACGTGATGTACGAGCTAAATTTCATGAGCGTAGACCTTGGAATACCACAATGGGTGCCTATGTCAGTTCTTCCTATAGCATTTTTAGGAGCAAGCTATAGAGCGGGAGAAAAAGTATATCAAATAGCCGCTACACCTTCTGATAAGGTTATCATTAACGCTGAAGCAGAGATGATTCGTGACTCTATCAAGAAAGACTAA
- a CDS encoding hemolysin family protein has product MHPSSDSYFMILFAILFVLLNAFFVLSEFAIVKVRKSRLEELIKDKVPNAKLAYDMSNKLDTYLSATQLGITLSSLALGWIGEPAIARLIERPLQIYFDVSDLVVHTVAFAIAFTTITLFHVVLGELVPKSIAIAKAEKSTLLVAKPLHLFWVVFSPLIKTFDYLAWISLKTLGIKPAKESELAHSEEEIKIIVGESLKGGVLDSFETELIKNAVDFSDTVAKEIMTPRRDLVCINKQKSFEDNLKVIFESKYTRFPYIDGSKDVILGMIHIRDILALHFSEGKKKDFDQIVRKFLIVPESLSISKALVMMNKQQISAALVVDEYGGTAGLLTMEDIMEEVLGDLNDEHDDADPHYRKINDNIYEFNGRFDLESVEELMGINFDEETDQVTIGGYVFNLIGRLPVVGDRIDDDNCHYEVRKMDGTSILTVKVRKKIEGEESD; this is encoded by the coding sequence TTGCACCCCAGTAGCGATTCATATTTTATGATTTTATTCGCAATTTTATTTGTACTTTTAAACGCTTTCTTTGTTTTATCTGAATTTGCCATTGTCAAAGTTCGCAAGAGCAGGCTTGAAGAGCTTATTAAAGATAAGGTTCCAAATGCGAAATTAGCCTACGATATGTCAAATAAGCTTGATACATATCTAAGTGCAACTCAACTTGGTATCACGCTTAGTTCGCTTGCTCTTGGTTGGATAGGCGAGCCTGCGATCGCAAGACTGATAGAAAGACCACTTCAAATTTATTTTGATGTTAGCGACCTTGTCGTTCATACTGTTGCATTTGCTATCGCTTTTACGACTATTACTTTATTTCACGTAGTGCTTGGAGAGTTGGTTCCAAAATCAATTGCCATAGCCAAAGCAGAGAAATCAACCCTTCTTGTAGCAAAGCCGCTTCATCTGTTTTGGGTTGTATTTTCACCTCTTATTAAAACATTTGACTATCTTGCATGGATCTCTTTAAAAACTCTTGGTATAAAACCTGCCAAAGAGAGTGAGCTTGCACACTCAGAAGAGGAGATAAAGATAATCGTAGGAGAGAGCCTAAAAGGCGGAGTTTTAGATAGTTTTGAGACTGAACTTATAAAAAATGCCGTGGATTTTAGCGATACTGTAGCTAAAGAAATTATGACTCCTCGCCGTGATTTGGTCTGTATAAATAAGCAAAAGAGCTTTGAAGATAATTTAAAAGTAATATTTGAATCAAAATATACTCGCTTCCCATATATAGACGGTAGTAAAGATGTGATTTTGGGAATGATACATATAAGAGATATCTTGGCTCTTCATTTTAGCGAAGGCAAGAAAAAAGATTTTGATCAGATTGTTAGAAAATTTTTGATAGTACCTGAGAGTTTGTCTATCTCAAAGGCGCTAGTAATGATGAACAAACAGCAAATTTCAGCAGCTCTTGTTGTGGATGAATACGGTGGTACCGCAGGTCTTCTTACTATGGAAGATATTATGGAAGAGGTTTTGGGCGATCTAAATGATGAGCATGACGACGCTGATCCTCACTACAGAAAGATAAATGACAATATATATGAATTTAACGGCAGATTTGACCTAGAAAGCGTTGAGGAGCTTATGGGAATTAACTTTGATGAGGAGACTGATCAAGTCACTATCGGAGGGTATGTGTTTAACCTTATTGGCAGACTGCCTGTGGTCGGAGATAGAATAGATGATGATAACTGCCACTACGAAGTACGTAAAATGGATGGAACAAGCATTCTGACTGTTAAAGTGCGCAAAAAGATTGAAGGCGAAGAGAGCGATTAA
- a CDS encoding putative transporter, producing the protein MFLSFFKSKKWAVWAYGGIIFISLSLILQTYLNIQFNNWYKNFYDILQNAKERNVEEFWAGIRLFLYLAMPYVILRVFISFFSSHWIFRWREAMTFSYLSYWRKVEKDVEGSSQRMQEDTYRFAKIMEDLGVDILDSIMTLIAFIPILWGLSNKVNLPYLKDIPGSLVWIALFISVGGLIISWIVGIKLPGLEYNNQKVEAAFRKELVLAEDDKVNYAHPVKIVELFTGLKFNYSRLFLHYGYFNMWLYSYHQITIIVPYLIMGGGLFTGLITLGILVQVNNAFAQVRSSFGVFISNWKTITELRSIHKRLKEFEHNIDYKKVDWE; encoded by the coding sequence GTGTTTTTATCCTTTTTCAAGAGCAAGAAGTGGGCCGTTTGGGCCTATGGCGGTATAATTTTTATATCGTTATCTCTTATACTTCAAACATATCTTAATATACAATTTAACAACTGGTATAAAAATTTTTATGATATCTTGCAAAATGCAAAAGAACGTAACGTAGAAGAATTCTGGGCAGGCATAAGGCTCTTTTTATACTTAGCTATGCCGTATGTCATACTCCGCGTTTTCATCTCTTTTTTCTCTAGTCATTGGATATTTCGCTGGCGTGAAGCGATGACATTTAGCTACCTTAGCTACTGGAGAAAGGTCGAAAAAGACGTAGAAGGAAGCTCGCAACGTATGCAAGAAGACACATATAGGTTTGCAAAAATCATGGAAGATCTTGGAGTTGATATCCTAGACTCCATAATGACTCTAATCGCGTTTATTCCGATACTTTGGGGGCTTAGCAATAAAGTAAATTTACCATATCTAAAAGATATTCCGGGTTCACTTGTATGGATAGCTTTGTTTATAAGTGTAGGAGGACTTATAATTTCTTGGATCGTGGGCATAAAACTTCCAGGCCTTGAATACAATAACCAAAAAGTAGAAGCAGCCTTTAGAAAAGAGCTTGTTTTAGCAGAAGATGATAAAGTAAATTACGCTCATCCAGTAAAGATAGTAGAGCTTTTTACAGGACTTAAATTTAACTACTCAAGGCTATTTTTGCATTACGGATATTTTAATATGTGGCTTTATTCTTACCATCAAATTACAATCATAGTTCCTTATCTCATAATGGGTGGAGGGCTATTTACTGGGCTTATCACGCTTGGAATTTTGGTTCAGGTAAATAACGCATTTGCACAAGTTAGATCAAGTTTTGGCGTTTTTATCAGCAACTGGAAGACTATAACCGAGCTTCGCTCAATTCATAAGCGTCTAAAAGAATTTGAGCACAATATAGATTATAAAAAAGTTGACTGGGAGTAG